In Dyadobacter subterraneus, a single genomic region encodes these proteins:
- a CDS encoding PVC-type heme-binding CxxCH protein, translating to MSKPGKISFNVSVILFSLAIIAFSAFQFSEPNTLKIKKGSHIMLIGNNLGSRMMNYGSFETEMQVRYPDSSLYIRNMCDGGDTPGFRPHASRNLPWAFPGAEKFQTELANNSQSEGHFETPDQWLTRLKTDIIIAFFGYNESFNGPAGVANYKAELDAFVKYTLSQKYNGIMAPQLALVSPIAFEDLSAKMDLPNGKKENINIALYAKAMKEVADQNKVLYIDAFTPSQKWYDTTAEPLTIDGSQLTAAGYEKFGLLLSDQLFGKVKPKAEANRKLVEAAVLEKNWMWHNDFKIPNGVHVYGRRYNPFGQDNYPAEIQKIRELTDIRDQAVWLAASKGEKLDLAVADKNTSPLPPVKTNFNPEKNGSLTYLYGADALAKLKVPEGYKIDLFASEEEFPDLAKPMQMSFDNKGRLWIATMPSYPHYKPGDSKPNDKIIILEDTNNDGKADKQTVFADGLHLPLGFEIAKEGVYVSQGTNLKILMDTDGDGKADKSEILLSGFDDHDTHHNSHAFTVDPSGAIYSGEGVFLHTNVETSYGPVRATNGGFYRYAPQLHKLERTAQLSIPNPWGIAFDDWGQPFFAETSGPDVRWMMPGSVLPRYGEFTHKGPTLIEEAHKVRPTSGLEFVSSRHFPDNIQGDFLINNTIGFLGTKEHTLTDDGTGYASHHRADLLVSEDKNFRPVDMEFAPDGSLYVIDWHNILIGHMQHNARDPLRDHSHGRVYRITYPSRPLVTPAKIDGASIEQLFENLKLPEYRTRYRTRRELRGRDVNQVLSKLTVWVNGLDKNDPKYEHHLLEGLWVSWGMDKVDQKLLKQVLKAKDYHARAAAVTVVRYTGHQVPDQANLLMQAAQDENSRVRLAAIVAASWIGKEKGLPILAEAKKKPLDEWMIHAYDAAVAHLKGENVKKEKEEISNSGLKGNELALFNQGKIIYAKDGYCTTCHQPDGKGLEASGFPPLTSNKWVMGNDDRLIKIVLKGLLGPIDVNGKKYPGQVPMTPFGGLLNDNEVAAVLTYVRNSFGNKGPAILPDKVKKVRAASEKKIDFYAPDQLLKDYPMDK from the coding sequence ATGTCTAAACCCGGAAAAATAAGCTTCAATGTATCAGTCATCCTTTTCTCGCTGGCTATCATTGCTTTCAGCGCTTTTCAGTTCAGTGAACCGAATACGCTGAAAATTAAAAAAGGTTCTCACATTATGCTGATCGGCAATAATCTGGGATCGCGTATGATGAACTACGGTTCTTTTGAAACAGAAATGCAGGTCAGATATCCGGACAGTTCGCTCTATATCCGCAATATGTGTGATGGCGGCGATACCCCGGGATTTCGTCCGCACGCAAGTCGTAATCTTCCCTGGGCATTCCCTGGTGCTGAAAAATTCCAGACAGAACTTGCCAATAATTCTCAAAGTGAGGGCCATTTTGAAACGCCCGATCAATGGCTTACCCGTTTGAAAACGGATATTATTATCGCTTTTTTTGGTTATAATGAATCCTTCAACGGACCAGCAGGTGTAGCAAATTACAAGGCTGAACTTGATGCTTTTGTAAAATATACATTGAGTCAAAAATATAATGGTATTATGGCTCCACAACTGGCGCTGGTGTCACCAATCGCTTTTGAGGATTTATCTGCCAAAATGGATTTGCCGAACGGAAAGAAAGAAAATATTAATATCGCGCTTTATGCAAAGGCAATGAAAGAAGTTGCTGATCAGAACAAAGTTCTTTACATTGACGCTTTTACGCCTTCTCAAAAATGGTATGACACTACTGCCGAGCCATTGACCATTGACGGTTCCCAACTTACGGCCGCGGGTTATGAAAAATTTGGCTTGTTGTTGTCCGATCAGCTTTTCGGAAAAGTAAAACCAAAGGCAGAAGCAAACCGGAAACTGGTTGAAGCAGCCGTTTTGGAAAAAAACTGGATGTGGCACAACGATTTTAAAATTCCAAATGGCGTTCACGTTTATGGTCGTCGGTACAATCCGTTTGGTCAGGATAATTATCCTGCTGAAATCCAGAAAATCCGTGAACTAACTGATATTCGCGATCAGGCTGTATGGCTTGCTGCGTCGAAAGGTGAAAAACTGGATCTTGCTGTTGCGGATAAGAATACTTCGCCATTGCCCCCGGTAAAAACCAATTTCAATCCTGAGAAAAACGGAAGTCTGACTTATTTGTACGGAGCAGATGCATTGGCCAAACTAAAAGTACCGGAAGGTTATAAAATTGACCTTTTTGCCTCGGAAGAGGAATTTCCGGATTTGGCAAAACCGATGCAAATGTCTTTTGATAATAAAGGCAGACTGTGGATTGCAACCATGCCAAGTTACCCGCATTACAAACCGGGTGATTCGAAACCTAATGATAAAATCATCATTCTGGAAGATACCAACAATGACGGAAAAGCAGATAAACAAACTGTTTTTGCAGACGGATTGCATCTTCCGCTTGGTTTTGAAATTGCAAAAGAAGGCGTTTATGTTTCGCAGGGAACAAACCTGAAAATCCTGATGGATACCGATGGTGACGGAAAAGCGGACAAAAGTGAAATTCTTTTAAGTGGTTTTGATGACCACGATACGCACCACAACAGTCACGCATTTACAGTAGATCCGTCAGGAGCGATTTATTCAGGTGAAGGTGTGTTTTTGCATACCAACGTTGAGACTTCCTATGGGCCGGTTCGTGCTACAAACGGTGGTTTTTACCGTTATGCACCACAACTTCATAAACTGGAACGCACAGCACAACTTTCTATTCCAAACCCGTGGGGAATTGCTTTTGACGATTGGGGACAACCATTTTTTGCAGAAACTTCTGGTCCGGATGTGCGTTGGATGATGCCTGGATCAGTTTTGCCAAGATATGGTGAATTCACGCACAAAGGCCCAACGCTGATCGAGGAAGCACACAAGGTGCGCCCGACATCAGGTCTGGAATTTGTTTCAAGCCGTCATTTTCCTGACAATATCCAGGGCGATTTCCTGATCAACAATACCATCGGATTTTTGGGTACAAAAGAACATACTTTGACGGATGACGGAACAGGTTATGCCAGTCATCACAGAGCAGATCTGCTCGTCAGTGAAGATAAAAATTTCCGTCCGGTGGATATGGAATTTGCTCCCGATGGTTCACTTTATGTGATCGACTGGCACAATATCCTGATTGGTCATATGCAGCATAATGCCCGCGATCCTTTGCGTGATCACTCACATGGACGTGTTTATCGTATTACATATCCGTCAAGACCACTTGTTACGCCTGCAAAAATTGATGGCGCAAGTATTGAACAGCTTTTTGAAAATCTGAAACTTCCTGAATACCGCACCCGTTACAGAACGCGCCGTGAATTGAGAGGAAGAGATGTTAACCAGGTTTTGTCAAAACTTACGGTTTGGGTAAACGGATTGGATAAAAACGATCCGAAATACGAACACCATCTTTTAGAAGGACTTTGGGTAAGCTGGGGAATGGATAAGGTGGATCAGAAACTGTTAAAACAGGTTTTGAAAGCCAAAGATTATCACGCCAGAGCGGCAGCTGTTACAGTTGTACGTTATACAGGCCACCAGGTTCCGGATCAGGCGAATTTGCTGATGCAGGCAGCTCAGGATGAAAACAGCAGGGTTCGACTTGCAGCAATTGTTGCAGCCTCTTGGATCGGTAAGGAAAAAGGTTTGCCAATTCTGGCGGAAGCTAAGAAAAAACCTCTGGATGAATGGATGATTCATGCTTATGATGCAGCAGTTGCCCATTTGAAAGGTGAAAATGTCAAAAAGGAAAAAGAGGAAATTTCTAATTCAGGTTTGAAAGGAAACGAACTTGCTTTGTTCAATCAGGGAAAAATAATTTATGCCAAGGATGGCTATTGCACAACATGCCACCAACCTGATGGCAAAGGACTTGAAGCTTCCGGTTTTCCTCCGCTTACCAGTAATAAATGGGTAATGGGTAATGACGACCGTTTAATCAAAATTGTTCTGAAAGGACTTCTCGGCCCTATTGATGTAAACGGGAAAAAATATCCTGGACAGGTTCCTATGACACCTTTTGGTGGTTTGCTTAATGACAATGAAGTCGCGGCTGTATTAACCTATGTCAGAAATTCTTTTGGAAATAAAGGACCTGCCATTCTTCCGGATAAGGTGAAGAAGGTGAGAGCAGCTTCTGAAAAGAAAATTGATTTTTATGCTCCTGATCAATTACTGAAAGATTATCCGATGGATAAATAA
- the gyrB gene encoding DNA topoisomerase (ATP-hydrolyzing) subunit B, with protein MANEIASEVNNYSADNIQVLEGLEAVRKRPAMYIGDTGFKGVHHLIWEVVDNSIDEAMAGYCDTINVTIEEDNSITVQDNGRGIPTGLMAKEKKSALEVVLTVLHAGGKFDKDTYKVSGGLHGVGVSCVNALSIHLRVEIHREGKIFEQEYSEGKPLYPVRIIGESEKTGTFIHFKPDATIFTVTEYKYETVATRLRELSFLNKGIRITLADKRELDENGVPRGEEFHSEIGLNEFVLYLEGTRQALIPEPIYMENTKGSVPVEIAMMYNTSYGENVFSYVNNINTVEGGTHVQGFRAALTRTLKNYADKSGVLAKEKIEISGDDFREGLTAVISVKVAEPQFEGQTKTKLGNSEVVSVVSQVVAEMLDTYLAEHPKEARTIIEKVILAAKARIAAKKAREMVQRKNILTGTGLPGKLSDCSETDPAICELYLVEGDSAGGTAKQGRNRAFQAILPLRGKILNVEKAQEYRIYENEEIKNMFTAMGVQIGKDGDERALNIDKLRYHKIVIMTDADIDGSHIRTLILTFFFRYMKILIDSGYIYIAQPPLYLVKKGKEERYCWTEQQREEAVKAIANGREDLVNIQRYKGLGEMNAEQLWSTTMNPDGRSLKQVSVESAAEADHLFSMLMGDEVGPRRDFIEKNAKYARVDV; from the coding sequence ATGGCAAACGAAATAGCGAGTGAAGTAAATAATTATTCAGCCGATAACATCCAGGTTCTTGAAGGTTTAGAGGCCGTACGTAAACGTCCGGCCATGTACATTGGTGATACTGGTTTTAAAGGAGTTCACCATTTGATTTGGGAAGTAGTTGACAACTCCATTGATGAGGCAATGGCGGGCTACTGTGACACCATCAACGTTACGATCGAAGAAGACAATTCCATTACCGTTCAGGATAATGGTCGGGGTATTCCAACCGGGCTTATGGCCAAAGAGAAAAAATCAGCGCTTGAAGTCGTTTTGACAGTACTTCATGCCGGTGGTAAATTTGATAAAGACACTTACAAAGTTTCTGGTGGTTTGCATGGTGTGGGTGTTTCCTGCGTTAACGCGCTTTCGATTCACTTACGCGTAGAAATCCACAGAGAAGGAAAAATATTTGAACAGGAGTATAGCGAAGGAAAACCTTTGTATCCTGTACGCATTATCGGGGAATCTGAAAAAACGGGAACGTTTATTCACTTCAAGCCGGATGCTACAATTTTTACGGTTACGGAATATAAATACGAAACCGTAGCAACCCGTTTACGTGAACTATCCTTTTTGAACAAAGGAATCAGAATCACGTTGGCAGACAAACGTGAACTTGATGAAAATGGAGTACCACGTGGTGAAGAATTCCACTCTGAAATCGGGTTGAATGAATTTGTACTTTACCTTGAAGGAACGCGTCAGGCATTAATTCCTGAACCGATCTACATGGAGAATACAAAAGGATCGGTTCCGGTTGAAATTGCGATGATGTATAATACTTCATATGGAGAAAATGTTTTCTCTTATGTGAATAATATCAATACGGTTGAAGGTGGTACACACGTTCAGGGTTTCCGGGCTGCTTTGACAAGAACGCTTAAAAACTATGCGGATAAGTCTGGTGTACTTGCGAAAGAGAAAATCGAGATTAGTGGTGATGACTTCCGTGAAGGTCTGACTGCCGTTATTTCTGTAAAAGTTGCAGAGCCTCAGTTTGAAGGTCAGACTAAAACAAAACTTGGTAACTCGGAAGTTGTGAGTGTGGTAAGCCAGGTGGTAGCAGAAATGCTTGACACTTATCTTGCCGAACATCCAAAGGAAGCCAGAACGATTATTGAAAAAGTTATCCTTGCTGCAAAAGCCCGTATCGCTGCCAAAAAGGCGCGAGAAATGGTTCAGCGAAAGAATATCCTTACAGGTACAGGTTTGCCAGGTAAACTTTCTGACTGTTCAGAAACGGATCCTGCCATTTGCGAATTGTATCTTGTCGAAGGGGACTCGGCCGGTGGAACTGCGAAACAAGGCCGTAACCGCGCATTCCAGGCAATTTTGCCGTTGAGAGGTAAGATTCTTAATGTTGAAAAAGCACAGGAATACAGGATTTATGAAAATGAAGAGATCAAGAATATGTTCACCGCAATGGGTGTGCAGATCGGAAAAGATGGTGACGAAAGAGCGTTGAATATTGACAAACTGCGTTACCACAAGATTGTAATCATGACGGATGCGGATATTGACGGTAGTCACATTCGGACCCTGATTCTTACTTTCTTCTTCCGTTATATGAAGATTTTGATCGATAGCGGTTATATCTATATTGCCCAGCCGCCTTTGTATCTTGTCAAAAAGGGAAAAGAGGAAAGATATTGCTGGACAGAGCAGCAGCGTGAAGAGGCTGTAAAAGCTATTGCTAATGGCCGTGAAGATCTTGTAAATATTCAGCGCTATAAAGGTTTGGGTGAAATGAACGCCGAACAATTATGGAGCACAACAATGAATCCTGATGGCAGAAGTCTTAAACAGGTCTCTGTTGAATCAGCGGCAGAAGCGGATCATTTGTTCTCTATGTTGATGGGAGATGAAGTTGGTCCACGCCGTGATTTCATTGAAAAAAATGCAAAATATGCCCGTGTAGACGTGTAA